The following is a genomic window from Janibacter sp. DB-40.
CCTTCACCCTCATCGCCGGCGAGGAGGACCGGGGCAACCACGCCGTCTCCTTCCGCTACCGCGACGGCTCGCAGGAGAACGGCGTGCCGGTCGAGGCCGCGATCGCCAAGGTCCTCGCGGCCATCGAAGGCAAGGGCCAGGTCACCACCGCACCCGCGACGGACTGACGATGGGTGACCGCCACGAGCTTCCGGTCGAGGACGAGCGCTCCTTCGCCGGTGTCCCCGACGGCTTCGACCGGCTCTGGACGCCCCACCGGATGGCCTATGTGACCGGTGAGCGCCCGAGCGAGGAGGCCGGAGACGGCTGTCCCTTCTGCGTGGCCCCCGACAAGGACGACGCGGAGGGGCTGGTCGTCCACCGCGGGAAGACCGGCTTCGTCGTGATGAACCTCTTCCCGTACAACGCCGGGCACGTCCTGGTCTGCCCCTACCGGCACGTCTCCCTGTACATCGACCTCACCGACGAGGAGACGGCCGAGTTCACGGCGATGACCAAGACGGTGATCCGCACGCTGCAGGAGACCTCGCAGCCGCACGGCTTCAACATCGGGATGAACCAGGGTGCGGTCGCGGGCGCGGGGGTCGCCGCCCACCTGCACCAGCACGTCATCCCGCGCTGGGGCGGGGACATGAACTTCCTGCCGATCATCGCCCAGACCAAGGCCCTGCCCATCCTCCTGGAGGACGCCCGGGCCGCCCTCGCCGCGGCCTGGCCGAGCGACTGACCGACCCGGCCCGGTGCGTCGCCGCGGGGCGACTCCGTGGGCCGGTTACCCTGTTGCCCGAGATGCTCAATCGATACGCGCGCGCGACCGCCACCCGGATCCTGACGCCGGTGGCGAAATTGTTGCTCCGTCTGGGCGTCAGCCCCGACATCGTGACCATCATCGGCACCCTCGGAGTCTGCCTCGGCGCGCTCGTGTTCTTCCCGCGGGGCGAGCTGCTCATCGGGGTCCTCGTGATCACCGCCTTCGTCTTCTCCGACACGGTCGACGGCATCATGGCCCGCCAGCTCGATCGCTCCGGCACCTGGGGAGCCTTCCTCGACTCGACACTCGACCGGATGGGCGATGCCGCGATCTTCGCCGGTCTGGCGATCTGGTTCTTCCAGGGTGGCGACGACCGCGTCATGGCCTGGCTCGCGCTGGCCTGCCTCATCACGGGCAGCCTCGTCTCGTACGCCCGGGCGCGCGCCGAGGGCCTGGGCATGCGCGCCGACGTCGGCATCGCCGAGCGGGCCGACCGTCTCGTGGCCGCCCTCGTGACGACCGGCCTCGTCGGTCTGGGTCTGCCCGAGGTCGTCCTCAAGGTGGTGCTGGCAGTGCTCGCCGTCGCCAGCCTCGTCACGGTCA
Proteins encoded in this region:
- a CDS encoding HIT domain-containing protein; translated protein: MGDRHELPVEDERSFAGVPDGFDRLWTPHRMAYVTGERPSEEAGDGCPFCVAPDKDDAEGLVVHRGKTGFVVMNLFPYNAGHVLVCPYRHVSLYIDLTDEETAEFTAMTKTVIRTLQETSQPHGFNIGMNQGAVAGAGVAAHLHQHVIPRWGGDMNFLPIIAQTKALPILLEDARAALAAAWPSD
- the pgsA gene encoding phosphatidylinositol phosphate synthase, producing MLNRYARATATRILTPVAKLLLRLGVSPDIVTIIGTLGVCLGALVFFPRGELLIGVLVITAFVFSDTVDGIMARQLDRSGTWGAFLDSTLDRMGDAAIFAGLAIWFFQGGDDRVMAWLALACLITGSLVSYARARAEGLGMRADVGIAERADRLVAALVTTGLVGLGLPEVVLKVVLAVLAVASLVTVIQRVLVVRRQAGAGSAAASS